The genomic DNA ggccaTCCCCACCCAGAATTGGCGACCTGGGCCCTGTCAGTACTCTGagccacccctccctctccccagggctctgTACACATATGAGGATGGCTCAGATGACCTCAAGCTTGCAGCATCAGGAGGTAAGAATTCCAGCcattcctttgcctttctctccGCCCCCTCCTCCGGTTGttttcttccccaccctcctGGCTCTGGGCCATCTCCCTGCCTGCAGCCAGCCAACCCACACTTGTCTGCCTGTGTCCTTCCTCCAGCCATCCCGAAGAtccccagggtggggagggagggagccttgCTTGTTCTTTGATTATGGGAAGACTGAGCTTCAGAGACggagagtgacttgcccaaagtcacacagctagggagAAAGGGGCCTGGCAGGGATGGCCCAGATCACATCCACTTTCTCCGGAGCCCAGGGGTTTTATTTTACCTCACTGGGCATAGCACTGTGTGAGAGGTGATGATGTGCGAAGAGTGAGACATGGAACGTGTGAAGAACAAACACTTCCGCAGTCCTAAATCGGGCCCTGGGGAATTCAGAGACAAAGCTTGCCCCTGCCTGTTGTCCCTATTCACACCAGCACAGAGCTGTGGGACCTCCAGATCTCTGGGTGTGCCTGGCAGAGCCCATGAGAGGAGTCTTTCCTTCGGGTTCCGGGCCCTTTGCAGGGTAAGGGCTCAGGAGATGGGGAGTCTTGCTTGATACCCTCCTGATTCCCCCAGATGGGGGTTTGCAGGAGCTCTCCGGCCACTTTGAGAACCAGAAGGTGATGTACGGCTTCTGCAGCGTCAAGGACTCCCAGGCTGCTCTGCCAAAATACGTGCTCATCAACTGGGTATGCAGCtgtgggctggggaaggggggaagggccCAGAACAGGCCCCCTGCTCCCCGCTTCTCCTGCTAACACCACCAGAGAGAGCCCCACTAGCCCTTTGGGAAGAGAGCCCGGGGCCTCAGGCTGCTCCCCCCCTTGTCCTTTCCCGACCCCCTCTTTGCTGGGTGCTTTGCAGGTTGGTGAAGATGTGCCTGATGCCCGAAAATGCGCTTGTGCCAGCCACGTGGCTAAGGTGGCTGAGTTCTTCCAGGTGCGAGTGGGGCCAGGGCTCGTGGGGGCGGGGCCGGACTCCCAGGGGCCGGGTCTGCAGGCTGGTGgtggtcatgggatggagccgcGCCGCCTGAACACGCCTTCTTGCTGCAGGGTGTTGATGTGATCGTGAATGCCAGCAGTGTGGAAGACATCGATGCGGGTGCCATCGGACAGCGGCTCTCCAACGGGCTGGCGCGGCTCTCCAGCCCCGTGCTGCACCGACTGCGGCTGCGGGAGGATGAGAGCGCCGAGCCGGTGGTCAGTGTGTGCCCGGGGCGGGCTGGCCTGCCAGGGCTTCGTCCGCCCCTTTCCTGCCAGTCAGTCCTCACCGTCTGTGAACGGGAGCTCCCAGAGCACTGGGCCTGCTCCTCGCGCCCGCTCATGCCAAGCTGTTTGACTCTGCAGGGCACCACCTATCAGAAAACGGATGCAGCTGTGGAAATGAAGCGGCTTAACCGCGAGCAGTTCTGGGAGCAGGCCAAGGTGTGGACCCCGCCCCAGCGTTCAGGCTGAGCTGCCCCTCCCTGACCCCGCCCCAAGGCATAGCTCTGGGCTCTGTCCCCAAGTCCGTCCCTTAAACAGTGAGTCCTGTCTTGTGTGCTACCCCGGCTGAAAGAGGGAGCCCTTTTGGCCTTAAGCCCATAAGGCATAATTCCCAGAACCAGAACCTCCCCGGTCCTGGTTTGGGGatgggctggaggggcaggggcaggggcgggcCCCAAGCTCAGGGCCTGCACTGCCTTGGTGTGGGGGGTTGCAGAAGGAGGAAGagctgaggaaggaggaggagcggAAGAAGGCCCTGGATGAGAGACTGAGGTTTGAGCAAGAGCGGATGGAGCAGGAGCGCCaggagcaggaggagcgggaACGGCGCTACCGAGAGCGGGAACAGCAGATCGAGGAGCACAGGTTGGCCCTGCCCCGCCCTAGGCCACCTGCTCCGGCCTCGTGCGGACCCACCCTAAGGTGTGCATGCCACCTTCTCGTTCCAGGAGGAAACAGCAGACTTTAGAAGCCGAGGAGGCCAAGCGGCGGTTGAAGGAGCAGTCTGTCTTTGTGAGTTTTTAGCCAGGGCCCCCGGTCTCCTGGTGAGGGGATGTGAGAATGGTCCCTGTGTTCCTGAGCCTTGGGAGGGGGGTCTGGAGGGGGGAGATGGTTATCAGTGGCTTGGGGACAGTTCTGGGTGTTCGGAGTACCTCTGCATGGGCACGGAGTGTCATAGAGTGTCAGGCCTGTCACCCAACCACGTGGGTCTCTGTTCCCTGGCTGGGGAAAAAGACCTCTTTGAAGAAGCTTATTCTGTAGACTGAAAGAGAAAATCTACCTTGACCCAGACCCTCACTgaccaggcgcccccccccccccccccacccagtggaGCCTGAGAGGCTGGGGTGGATTAGACAGGCTTCCTGCgctttgggggctgggggcctggcccCCAGCACAGTTGTGCCGCAGAACCACATGAATGAGTTTGGGCCGGCGTTCGGAGCAcctgtgcgcatgtgtgtgtcgTCCCAAGGGTGCTGACCTCCAAACCTTGGGGTGGCCCACAAAATCGTATTGGAGTTGAGTCTCCATGCTTTGAATGgaattttgtatttctgaaatagCGAAGGTCATTCAGGCTGGAGTGTGGTATAGTTCTGGATGGGAGGTGGGCAGTTCTCTGGACGGGACTGTGCTGACCAGTTGTGCCATGAGGACCCAGACAGGAGGGTGGGAGGGCGAAGACCAGAcagccctgcagcccctggcatGAAGTCACGCCAGCCCTGGGGGTCAGACGCCATGCGGGTAGTGAGCTCCAGCTGCAGCCATTCATTCGGCGCACCTTTGCCGCGGGTTAGAAACAGTGGCGGACAAGGTGGGCAAGACTTTTCACAAAAGTAATTGATGAAGCAAGTTTATTTTGAATTGTGCCAAAATGTCCGTAGAATGGGCTGTCTTCACCGTTTTTAAGATTACATTTTAGTGGCATTAAGATTCCCAACAAATTCACATCGTACAGCTGTTACCACTGTTtacctccagaatttttttttcatcttcccataCTGAAACTCTGTCTGCATTAAACACtcactccccattctctcctcccccagacCCCTGGCAGTTGCCTTTCTGCtgtctgtgaatttgactactcttaAGTACCTCATTTGAATGGAATcgtaatttgttttctttttgtgactaggttatttcacttagcacagtgtcttcaaggttcatccacgtgtcagaatgtcttcctttttaaggctaataatattccattgtatgaatacgccacatgttgtttatccattcagagCAAGGTCACTCTGAAAAAGCGTATTTTGACAGAAAATTTcacacacaggcaccccaaagttgaaagaatagtatGGTGAGTCCCCTGAAGTGATCACTCATCTTCAGCAGTTGTCAGCGCCTCAGGCAAAGTCTTAAGGTCTCACACCATTTTATTATAGTCTCATCCGGCCCTTCAGGTGTGGCTCGTGTGACAGTGACAGTGGATGATGTTCTAGCAGGTCAGTGTGATGACCCTACAACTTCAGGCCCTCTGAAGAAGGTCCCATGTGAGAACTTTGGAATTTAGAACCATAAAATGCTTTCCCGTTGCTTAAGCTGTCGTTCTGCTTTCTCTTTGTGAAGAATTGCATTCCTTGTCTGAGTTCCCTTTTTGCGTGGGCTGCCAGGGAGCTCCCATGTATCTGAAAATGGTCAGACCCAGCGGTGTCTTTGACCCTGTGATTAGCGTATTGATCTCACTTTCCTACCCATAGCCCAGTTTGTTTCAATGTTTTGTACTTTGTTGGTAGTTCAGGCTTTTGTGGTGAGATTGCCTCTAGTCCTTTCATTTGAATGAGGCAGAGGAATCTTGTGAGGTCAGCAGCCTAGGCAGTGCAGGAATACCAGCAAAGGCTGGTGGGATATAATTTATGGGAAGGCGAGCCTGACTAGAGCCCAGTGGGCTGAGGAGCAAGGCAAATTTGATTGGAAAGAGAGCTCGGTCAGAGGAGGACTTGAGATTTCATTCTGGAAGACGCAGAGCTGTGGTTGGAGTGACAACCGTCTCGAGGGGGGTACTTGGAAGGGCCATTCTCTTAATTGTATCCTGAGGGAGAAGTTGAAGTCTTAGGTTATGTGTGCAAAACAAAGAAGCCCTGTAACTTCCCCGCAGTACCCTCAGCACAGCCCCTCCCGCCCCATCTGCCGCACTAGCAGCAGGTGCAGCATGGTTCAGAAGCCATGCTGTAGTGAGTGCAGGTGAGCAAACGTGCACCAGCTGACCCTTGTGCTGGCCGCTCATACGCAGATCCGAGGCAAGGATCCCGGAAAAAGGCAGTTAGGATACAGTGTAACCTGGGGTGTGTGCCTGGACCGCCTCGTGGAGACCCAGAAATGACCTGAATGGGCGAGGGAGCTCTTCCCCAGGAGGCAGTGCCCAAGCTGAGGCTGGAAGTGGGAAGAGTTGGACCTGGGGTGGGAGTTGGGCATTTGGGGCAGGAGAGATTGAGCTCCTGTGCGAAGGCGTGGAGGGGGGAGATGGTGTGCCTGTTCCAGGAACTGTGACCACATCGGGCTGAGTGAGACTTTGTGGCTACATCTTACAGGGTGTGTGGGTGAGTCAGGGCAGGAGGCGGGTGTTAGAGCGGTGACAGGCCAGATCAGACAAGAGGAAAGGGAACGTGGGACAAACAAGGGGCCCCATCTACCTTTATTCCTGGGGTTGCAGCCTCAAAACTGCAGTGCAGTTAGCTGGTGCAGTGCAATAGGGAATGGTGGGGACTGCAGCGAGCAGGTCATTTCCGGGGTCCAGAGAGAGAGCTTGGTCAGAGGAGGACTTGCACTTTCATTCTGGAAGACGCAGAGCTGTGGAATGACAgtgcaggtggagagggagctATGTGACTGGGTGGTGAAGGGAGCAGAGGTGCCACCTCTAAGCCCCTTCCTGCCAGGTTGTGGAGAAAACATGGGGCCTGTTAGAAGGCCAAGAGCTCAGGGGGAGTGGGGTGCCCAGGACACTGTCCCTTGGGTTTCCAGGGTGACCAACGGGACGAGGAGGAAGAGACCCAGATGAAGAAGTCCGAATCGGAGGTAGAGGTGAGAGCTGGGAAGAGGGCACATGAGGTGGGCAGGGCTCGCCTCCGCTGGGCCCGCCCTGACCCCTTCTCTGTGCCCCTAGGAGGCAGCGGCCATTATTGCCCAGCGGCCTGACAACCCGCGGGAATTCTTCAAGCAGCAGGAACGAGTTGCATCGGCCTCTGCGGGCAGCTGCGATGCACCCTCGCCCTTCAACCACCGGCCAGGTAGTCCAGGTCCCACCCCCACCTGACCCCCACTCCTCAGGTTTGGGGCCTGAGCCTCCCTGCGGCTCTTTCTTGGAAGGGAAGCCTTGCCCAAGGACCCCTTGGAGAAGGCAAGGCCACTCATCGAGTCTGCTTTCACCCCCTGGCTCCGAGGTGGCAGGACTGAGAGGGGCTCAAGCCGGGGTCGGTGTTGGCCTTGGCTGAGCAGCGGGTAGTGCCAGAGGTCATCCGGGCAGCTCTGGCATGGGCTGAGGCACCCCCCTGGCTGCAGGGAGCAGCCCCGCCGGGGTTGAACTAGGTCTTGCTTGTAGGGCTGCGGGTGCATGTGGGGTGGGCTTTGACCTTGGACCTGAGTTTGAGCAGCCTGGGACCCTGCACCCAGTGCTCGCTGCTGGGGTTCTCGCGGTGcggctcccacctccctccacaaAGCACCCTTCCGCTCTGTCCGCTGCTCTGCGTGTTTGCCCCTGCTGTGTGCTTGGCCGTGTGCTGGGGTTCCAGGGCTGGGGCCCGCTGTCCCGTGATGCTTAGGGGCCGGCTTGGTGTGGCAGGCTCATCGCTGTGCGTGCCTGGTGCTGGTGGGAGTCTTCTGATGGCTTGAGGCTGTGGCCTAGCGTGGCTGATTGTGCGCCCTAGCTGAAAGCAGTTTGGACGGCTAGGGCCGGCCCTGGGGGCGGGTGAGGCctcgggcaggggtgggggagactgACCCTCTCttgtcctctgtctctctctgtctgtctctctcggCAGGTCGTCCGTACTGCCCTTTCATAAAGGCATCGGACAGtgggccttcctcctcctcctcttcctcctcctcccctccacggACTCCCTTTCCCTATATCACCTGTCACCGCACCCCAaacctctcttcctccctcccatgtAGGTAGCAGCCCCAGGCTTCAGTGGGAGGGGTAAGGAGGGCCCCGCTTCCCAGCAGTGCCCCCACCCTCACTCCCCCAGCCTCACCGCTGATCTCTGGTGTTTGTCCCCAGAGCAGGTACTACCTGCCTCTTTCCCCTGGCCCCGAAGGGGCTCTGACCCCAAGGGGCCTGGCTTATAGGATCTGGAGCTGTGGTCTGGCCCCTGAGGGGCCTGGGGGGGCTCCCAGCCTCCACCCAGACTCCACACAGGAGGTGCTGGCCAGACCCCAAGGTGGACAGTCCTGGCCCCACCTGGCTCCCGGGCCCTCCCTGACCAGCCTGGGGGTTTGTTCCACAGGCAGCCACCTGGACAGCCACCGGAGGATGGCAcctacccccatccccacccgGAGCCCATCTGACTCCAGCACGGCTTCTACCCCTGTCACCGAACAGATTGAGCGGGCTCTGGATGAGGTCATGTCCTCACAGCCTCCACCACTGCCCCCGCCACCCCCGCAAGGTGAGTGAGGGGCTACACCCTAGCTGCCCCAGGGCTCCCACCAGTCCTTGGGCTGGGACCCCCACGTGGCCATGGTAGCACCTCCTCGGGGATCTGAGTCAGCCATCACCCACGTTGTACTGCGCTGGGGGTGCCTATGGCTGGGGGGAGCCCTGGTGTTGCGGTCAGACCTGCCGTCTCTCAGCCTCGGCGTGTCTCCCTGGCACGGGGATCCGGCCTTCTCCCGGGGCTGCCGAGCAGCTGAAAGAGCCTAGGAGATAGAGGGGCAGCAGGGCCCAGGGGGTGTGCTGGAAGGTGCTCCATATGGAGCCCTTCATGGAAGCCTCCTCCCCGGGAAGCCGCTGACTCCCCAGCGGGTGGGCAGAGCAGAGTAGGGTGGCTGTCCCCAGGCCTGCGTCCTTTCCTGGGGGAGCTGACCACCTGTCTGTCCTCCATGTGTGCTATGACAGAGACCCAGGAGCCCGGGCCCGGCCTGGATAGCGAAGAGACCAGCAAAGAGGCCAGAGCCGCAGCCCCTGAGGCCTGGGCCGGCCCCGGGGAGGAGCCCCCACAGGCCCCGGAGCCTCCCCGGGGGCAAGGCAGCCCCACGGAGGACTTGATGTTCACGGCAGCTCCAGAGCAGGCCGTCCTGGCTGCCCCGCTGGAGCCTGCCGCGGCCAGTGCGACCGCAGCTGACACCCCGGCCGCGGAGGCCGTAGAGACCGACACTGCCACTGCTCACACCGCTGTTGCCACCCCCGTAACCCCCGCCGCTGCCAGCCTCATTGACCTATGGCCTGGCAACGGGGAAGAGGCCTCCACAGCCCAGGCTGAGCCTCGGGTCCCCACACCTCCCTCGGGTGCCGAGGTCACTCTGGCAGAGGTACCCCTGCTAGACGAGGTGGCTGAGGAGCCACTGCCACTGGCAGGCAAAGGCTGTGCCAACCTTCTCAATTTTGATGAGCTGCCTGAGCCGCCAGCTACCTTCTGTGACCCAGAGGAGGAACTAGAAGGGGAGCCCCTAGCTGCCCCCCAGGTCCCAACTCTGCCCTCGGCTCTAGAGGAGCTGGATCAGgagccagagccagagccccACCTGCTGACCAATGGCGAGACCACCCAGAAGGAGGGGACCCAGGTGGGGCAGGGACAGCctggtgggaggggtggtggtCAGGGTTCTAGCAGGAGGGTACCCCCTTTCTCTGTGACCCACGTTATTGGAGGGTCATTCCGTTCTTCCTCCTTGGGCCAGCTCTGCTTTTTTTGCCCAAGGCAGGTATATGtttccctggaaaccactgatggAATCACTGGTTGCTGGGGAAACGAGCTCAGGCCTGGTAGGTCCGCTCTAGTCATCCTGGGTGGGGCCCAGTGACCTGGAGCTTTCCTCCTGCAGGCCAGTGAGGGCTACTTCAGCCAATCACAGGAGGAGGAGTTCGCCCAATCGGAAGAGCCGTGCGCAAAGGCCCCGCCTCCTGTGTTCTACAACAAACCTCCAGGTAGTACTGGGATGGGCGATGGGGGGATTCAGGTAGGGGTGCTGGGTTCAAGTGTGAACATGcgcgtgcgcgcacgcacacaaTCAGTTGGCGGTGCTGGGTTCAAGTGTGTTTGCATACGCACACAGCCACAGCTCCCAGGGGTTGGGGGACAGCCGTGGATCTGCTGGGCAATCTCCTTAACTCCACTCCCTTCCCAACGTCACAGAAATCGACATCACCTGCTGGGATGCAGACCCAGTaccagaagaggaggagggcttCGAGGGCGGTGATTAGCGGTGGCGCCCGCCCTCAGGCTGCCCTTGCCAAGGCCGCCCACCTGTGCCGGCCTCTGGCCAGACGGCCCGCCGCGCCTGCACTCGCAGCAGCTCCGCCTGGCACCCACTCCGGATTCCGGCCCTGGCCCAGGACTTGGCCGCTTCCCTACCCACAGGGCCCGACTtttacagcttttcttttttttaaagttgatagGAGACTTGTACAGTTGACTGGTTTTCCTCCCGTTGGTAGTTGAGACGCTGTTGCAAATTCTACCCCGTCCCCGCCCGGTCCAGATTGTAGCTCTTAGTCCTCCCTGCTCATTCAAGCTGGCCGGGGTGGAGGCCTCACCCTACTTGGGGCCTGGCGTCGGGGGAGCTCTGGTGGGAAAATGCCCCACCTCTTTTCCTAGTTTTATGTTTCTTGGAAAAATATCACTTTGTATTCTCTGTCCAGGGCTTCAGATATTTTGCACGAATTTTAAAACATGGCAATAAATGGCTCGTGGGCTCTGGCTCCCTGggaccccctccccgcccttctCTTGACCCCTCCCCGCCTGGCCCAAAGGAAGTAGGCCCAACTGGGGCCCCTCAGCTTCCAGGCCCTTTCCTGCCCCCCTCCTGCTGGGCAGGTCCCAAGCTGGAGGCCCTAGGCGAGGATCAGGTCAGGGCTATTGGTGGGGCCCGGGGCTTGGGTggcccctccccaactcctcccTCTTTGCTTGGGTTCCTTTTTCACGTTCAGTAACTGTTTTTTGGAAAGCACAAACTTCTGTAACGGGTCGTGCTCATGTCTGTTAATAAAGAAATCCAGATCCCTTCAGGCCTGCTGCTCCGGGCCTCCAGGGGCGGATCTGGGGTGTGCCGCCTGCCCTGATCCCGATTCCCAACTCTTCCCACCTCCAAGGTCACCGGGGCTGCCTTCACTGTGAGGGAAGTTAGGGTCTGGGGCTCCCAGGGGAACCAGCCTATGAAGTTAGGTTCTGCACCCTCAGGCCAGTTTGTAGTCAAAAGGCGCACTCAGGTTCTGTCCCACCAAGGCCCAGGCACGCCTGGCTACCAGAACCTTGGGCGCAAGCAGTGGGTGTCCCCTCCGCTTGTACCAAACCAGATCACACACCTTTATTATCCTCAAAATGTAACAAACGGGGGAagaaaaccccccccccccccccccgcagtccAAGGGAAGCATTTAAAAAGCCCCGCAGTCAGGCCATGAGTCCGCGGGTGGGGCCCGGAACGCCCCTCTATACGGCTGTAGTCCTCCCGAACAAGGGGATGGAGACCGGCAGACGCCAAGCTCCATGCTCCAGCGGCTCGCGGCTGCTGAGCTCCGAGTCGGTCCAGCTGGGGAAGACCCGGCGGCCACGGTCCGCTTGCAGACAGAGCGCAGGGCAGGGTGGCGCGGGCCGTGGAGCGCTGGGCAGGTGCAGCGCCGACGTGTAGCCCCGGTCCAGGAAGAGCGGCTTGTAGCTGGGCGGCGGCTGCTCCTGTTTCTCCGCGCTGTCGCGGCGGCTCAGAAAGGGTGTGACGATCTTACGGTAGAGGCCGCGCGTGTCCGTGAGCACCTCACTGTAGGGCGGCGGCGGCTCGGCCATCAGCACCGCCTCTTCATAGCACGGTGGCTTGGACATGTCCGATTCCGCTGCAGAGTGGGAAGCGATCCGAGGGGTGAGGCCACCCGTCCCCGGCCTCCTGCGGAGGCCTTGGCCAGCCGCCAACCCCAGGCCCAGCCCGCTCCCTCCAAGGTTCTCGGGGAGGCTGTCCACTGGAAGCCTCGCTGGTCAGCAGTGGTCCCGCCCACCCTTAGTGGCCCGCGTTGCCCCGGGCAGAGGTCAGGACTCACCTTGGCGCGGGTAGCTCCAAGGCCGCGGCGGCACGGAGAGGTGCGCCGGCGGCGGGTGCGGAAGCGCGTGGTGGTGTGCGTGCGGGTGTGCGTGTGGTTGCGCCGGCCCGTGGTGCAGCAGCGGGTGAACGTGCACGTGCTGATGCGCGTGCGCCGGCGCCTCGAGGCGGCCGCGCTGCGGTGGTGGCGGCGGTGCCAAGCCTGGGGGGCTCCCGGCGAGGCTGCCCTCAAGCTCCAGGGGCTCCAGCTCGAGGGCGCGCAGGTTCTGCTCACGTAGTCGCTCCTCCTGGCGCCGTTTGAGGCGGCGGCGCAGGAAGCTGCAGAAGCAGCAGAGTAGGACGATGAGACCCCAGATGAGCCAGAAACCGGCGAAGCACGTGAGGAACGTGTAGGTGCCCTGGGACATAACCATggcggcggcggggcggcgggTCCTCGGCTGCTTCACTGGACACTGGGCTCCTCTACGTGACCCCGGGCCCGCGCCACGCTCCCAGGCGCCGCCAGCGTCACTCGGGGACCCGCGGCCGGGGGCTGCCCGCGACGGGGCTCAAGTTGTGCTCGCGCCGGCGGGGGACAGCAGCAGCGGCGCCCGCTCCTTCCCATGGCGCCGGTGGGCGCGCGGGCCGGCCTCACCCGGGGCCGCGCGGGACCTGTAGGACAGACACAGGGCGCGGTGAAGGCGCGCTGCAGTCCCGGACGACTTCCCTGCCCGCGCCGGTGCCCTGCGCAGTTCCGGGGAAGCCTCCTCTGCGGGAACCCccaccgggggggggggcggtgacgTCACCGAGGACGATGACGTCACACCTCGAGGTTTCCCCCGGTAGGGTTTTCCCGGATCTGAGACCCGGCAGCCGCCGCTGCGGAGCCGAGGGGACTCCAGGCGGGCCAGCAGAGGGCGTGCGAAAGTCAGACTCAGCCTCAGTGCGCAGGGGAGGTTCGCCACCCCAGAAGGTACCCCAGTTCGGAAAGGGTTGCAGAGGCCAGTGGATAGATCCCCCGAGACGCTGAAGAGGCGTCTCGGGGCGGTTGCTGCGCGGCCGGGAAAGGGTGGCCCACCTCCTACAGCCCCACAAGCCGCCCACCGACGCCCAGCTTCAGCCCAGTGCATGCGCCTGGCAGCCCCAGGCGCTCTAGGCCTTGTACCCGCTCCTACCCCTGGCCGCCCAAAGCATGGAACATCCAGGCCCGCACTGCGGCCTCCTGGCTGTCGCCGCTCTCGTAGAGGGGGCTCAGGCGGGGTCGTTCCTGCTGTTACTGCGTGCCACTGGCCTGCCTTTGTCTGCACCGCCAGGCGTGGGCcgttccctcttcctttcctctagGCGCCTCCGCCTGTCAGATCCCAGCTCCGTCTCCGTTTCCCCAGCCTCCTACCAATTTGCAGCCCCGCTTGGCCCTACCCTTCTAGCTCCTGTGCGCGGTATGGCTTCCTCTCAATTCCTTTCCGTTTCTGCAGAGGGTAGGAGAAGTAGCTCGTTTGCTACTGTATCACCTGGTCTCTCATCACTCCAGATGGGCACGTCTagttctgcctcctcctctccacagCCAGGGTTTAGAGGGGAACCTTGCATCCTAAGAGGTATGTAGGAGGGAGCCCTGACTGCCGAGTGACGGGTGGCAGGCGACTGTTCACCA from Neomonachus schauinslandi chromosome 7, ASM220157v2, whole genome shotgun sequence includes the following:
- the DBN1 gene encoding drebrin isoform X1 yields the protein MARRPCHGTAALAGSQAWRDGRGRRALESSGALYTYEDGSDDLKLAASGDGGLQELSGHFENQKVMYGFCSVKDSQAALPKYVLINWVGEDVPDARKCACASHVAKVAEFFQGVDVIVNASSVEDIDAGAIGQRLSNGLARLSSPVLHRLRLREDESAEPVGTTYQKTDAAVEMKRLNREQFWEQAKKEEELRKEEERKKALDERLRFEQERMEQERQEQEERERRYREREQQIEEHRRKQQTLEAEEAKRRLKEQSVFGDQRDEEEETQMKKSESEVEEAAAIIAQRPDNPREFFKQQERVASASAGSCDAPSPFNHRPGRPYCPFIKASDSGPSSSSSSSSSPPRTPFPYITCHRTPNLSSSLPCSHLDSHRRMAPTPIPTRSPSDSSTASTPVTEQIERALDEVMSSQPPPLPPPPPQETQEPGPGLDSEETSKEARAAAPEAWAGPGEEPPQAPEPPRGQGSPTEDLMFTAAPEQAVLAAPLEPAAASATAADTPAAEAVETDTATAHTAVATPVTPAAASLIDLWPGNGEEASTAQAEPRVPTPPSGAEVTLAEVPLLDEVAEEPLPLAGKGCANLLNFDELPEPPATFCDPEEELEGEPLAAPQVPTLPSALEELDQEPEPEPHLLTNGETTQKEGTQASEGYFSQSQEEEFAQSEEPCAKAPPPVFYNKPPEIDITCWDADPVPEEEEGFEGGD